In Rhodamnia argentea isolate NSW1041297 chromosome 1, ASM2092103v1, whole genome shotgun sequence, the genomic window CTCAGAGAACGTAGCACCTAGccagaaaatcatcaaaagcaaCCCGCTCCAAACCATAGACTATGAAGCTCTTGACAGCGACGAGGTCAATGATCGTGCGGTGGTAAAGTCTCACGACTTGGGAGGGGACGAACCCTGGGGGCTCGCGGGGTCATGCCATGGCTTGGTGAGTTTGGCTGTCTGCGATGGTTTTCTCGTGTATGACCCAACCACCAAGGAGTCCAGGAAATTGCCAGCTTCTGATTTAGTTGCAGAACATGAGCTCTTCCTTGGGTTCGGTTACAACTCTGCAACTGATGACTACAAAATACTACATGGAGCTTTCTTTAAAGCAAATGACGGCTCTAAGAAATGTGTATCAGAGATATTCTCGCTCCGATTTGGTTCCTGGAGATGGGTTCCTTGCAAAGATGTTCCCAAGGTAGGTGGAGTCGGAATTTATCTGAACGGGGCTGTTCATTGGATCGTGAACCATGGAAGCGGAAATAGGACAGAGCAAGCGATCATTCCATTTGGTTTGGCCACGGAAACATTTGAAGAGGCAATCCCAACCCCCAGAGTCGAAGGTATAGTTTTCGAGGGTCTGGGGATTTACGGGGGATGCCTGCTCATTTATGATGTCACTTTTAGAATTAGTTTCGAAGCTTGGATCATGAACAAATATGGGAAAGGGGAATCCTGGACAAGATTGTTCAGTATCCCGACCGACGGTTTACCTGGCCATCAATTTTATACGATCCCAATAGCCTACACTCGGAGTGGAAAAATTGTTTTCCAGATCGATGTGTCGGAGATGATTTTGTTCAATCCGGAGGATGGTACTTACAAGAATTACCCCATTGAAGAGGATGATAATGTTGAGTCCGTTGCCTACGTGGAAACTCTTGTTTCGCCCTATGTTGGCCGTGACCAATGAAAGTACCAGCTTTAACGTTTGCCGGTTTAGCTCATTATGTTTTAGTACACATAATGCCCTGAAGAGTTCTTACAGTCATGTGTCTTTCTGGTTCGCGAGTTGTTGTGTATGAATTTGGTTTCGTCCTCTAATCCCGTCCAAACCATGATTATTATAGGATATGCAAAACATCTAGTAGCAGAATGAATATGAAAGTGGTTATCTTTGACAATACCCCGCAGATTTTACACCAAACTTGCTGAATTGCCTTTGGTGGTGCCTTCCAGACTTCTATATTTTCTACCCTTTTGATCTTCTCTTCTGCAGACTACCTCCAGATCTAAAGATTACAGGAAGAGGAACACAACATTTCCCCGTCAAACCTGAAAGGTGGTGATCTCACATACATGCATATGCATTccgcaaaaaatgagagaaaaaccaACAACCTTTTCCCGACTGCGAGTTCTGCTCTATCTAATTACTCAGAATGAGATTTTGCATTCTATTTGCTAGGATTAACACAGCATTCTCAAGGGAATGCCATCAACAAGGAGAAGGATAAGAAGAGGAGGGTATGCAAAATGCTCAACCAGTTTCGATCACATCAATCAATCTTACAAGTCCAGTACACTGTTTTGGCACGTGACAGGACAAAATGACGGGCAGAACAACACTACATTAAGCCATCCTGCATCTCTTCTTAAACCATCTTTGCATCGTGTGATTCCATTCAGAACAGGAAAAGTACGATGATCTGAAGATGTAGACGTTGACAAATCAAACTATCAACTGTAAACTAGAGCTCTGGTTCTAACGATTGGATCGTTGtctaaagtgatttttttgaaatctcAGTCGGGTGAACCTAGACTTTGATTTTGATCCTGATATACAATTCGGGTCAAACATG contains:
- the LOC115753279 gene encoding F-box/kelch-repeat protein At3g06240-like, giving the protein MNKHFAETSRSSAVAENVTEDIIIDILLRLPVKSLMRFKCVSKRWRSLISDQHFAKLHLERVISENVAPSQKIIKSNPLQTIDYEALDSDEVNDRAVVKSHDLGGDEPWGLAGSCHGLVSLAVCDGFLVYDPTTKESRKLPASDLVAEHELFLGFGYNSATDDYKILHGAFFKANDGSKKCVSEIFSLRFGSWRWVPCKDVPKVGGVGIYLNGAVHWIVNHGSGNRTEQAIIPFGLATETFEEAIPTPRVEGIVFEGLGIYGGCLLIYDVTFRISFEAWIMNKYGKGESWTRLFSIPTDGLPGHQFYTIPIAYTRSGKIVFQIDVSEMILFNPEDGTYKNYPIEEDDNVESVAYVETLVSPYVGRDQ